A window of Danio aesculapii unplaced genomic scaffold, fDanAes4.1, whole genome shotgun sequence genomic DNA:
tgttgcccatcagcaacaatatttgtcaaactgtagagtgtccattacgagtgctgttactggcagaatatcgcacagctatcagccaatcagattcaagaaccagacagaactgttgtataaacaacgcaccaacgcacgcctcccaccagtgctaatATAAAGCCAAATCGCACTGCTACTAATGTGATATTACTCATATATACAACACTGggctgtttcagcttatttttggATACATTTCAAACAAACCGGAATGTTGGGTTAAATTattatcactttttttttgtttacatggtCATGAagcattataattaaaataaaataaaaaaatgccctAAAATGCtattgttttgtaaatgaatgGTCAAAATGCAAAGGGTGAATGAGGATCATTTTGACAACATTGTCGCTTAACAAAAATCTTGCTGTACATCATTGTTATataaacaaaacataccctaaatgtaacaaataaataattattattttttatttaacaaaagctTTAAATAGCTTTTATTCCATTGTAAACATTTCAAATTAGAAATAACCCTTAACTCTCTATATATGACCTAAATATGTAGTTTACAGTACATTACCATATATGGCATGATAAAACAAATGATTGCTTTAACGTCACAAACAGCATTTTACTCAAGGATTCACACGATTGTTAATTTGCCCTATATTACACAcaaaggcattttttttttttttttgcagttcagtTCTTTTACAGATATCAGAACATTTGAGAAATTCCCATCTTTGTTGTTGTATCTGTATGTCACGGACGATCAGGAGCAAACCAACTGGCAGGAATCCACTGCGGTTCTTCTTGAGCATGTTGTATAGCGGTGAACAGATCCATGCATGAATCTTGCAGATCTTCATTTACAATCACACAGTCAAAAAACTGACGGTACTTGGCCTCCATGGCCCTGCTCGCATCCTCAATGTCCTCAAAGTCTTTATCCTAAGAAAACCAGTGAAAAGATATGCGTTATGTCTTCATCAAAACTCTTATCGATCTATTATCAGAAACAAATGTATCACAAGACATATCAAAGGCATATCTTACATGGAAGTATCTCTTAATGTATCTATTGGCAAGAAAATGTGGGTCTTTTCTTGTTTGTCTCATGCCTTCAGGCGATGGTGGACGCACATATATGATGTAGGGCTTTAGCTTCTTGTTCCTGACTGATTGAATGCACTGAAATACAAAGATATGTGCATGTTAAGTACTATGTGCAACCTTACTGATGATAAGAACATACATTTTGTATGGTTACACCTAACAACAAGGTTCCATCAGGTAATGTTAGTTCTAGTATTTCCCGACATgaacaaaaaatgaacaaaatagtTATTAGAGTACTTGTTAATCTATGTTAACATTAGTCACTTGTAAAATTGGaatatattttcaattttgtAGAGTTTTTGTGTTGAGTTAGGCTTACGTTGTGTCAGCCAGTTAACATACAGCTTGTTTTGTATAAAATGTCAGAGTGTATTTATTGGCCATAATTGACACGTTTATATTTGGTGGCCGATTATCCGTAGCCAGTTTCTTCTTAAAACGTACCCGCCTCCAAGTAAACTATGGACTCCGCCCTCCTCCCGCCTTTTTTTGTAAGCAGATAGCAAAGTGGCTTATGATGGTGCCTTTAGTTTTTCTTCGTTCCTAGCATGAAGTCTACTGTGTTTGGATGTAACTTTAAAGGCTCACAGATGTCTCTACATAGACTCCCAGCTTCAGAAGAGGCAACagcaaaatgcattatttttatatatgaagGGAATGTACTAGAAGGAGTTTGctaaaacttacatttttccAGTATTATGAGATTGAGCAATACAATGCTGGACTTGcataaaaattgtatttgaagGATGTAGCTATACCAACTATTTGTCTGAATGATCAaggcagtttatatatatattcactcaaGTTTAGAATTAGATCATCGTCCACCCCGATTGTCAGTGCTTTAAACACTAACCAGCTCAGAAACTGTAGATGAGCATTGTTAAATATACCAGTGTCACTTTTCATTTGTATAGATGTTTGTTCAAATACATTTTCCATTGATAATGGCAGGCTGCAAATTCAAGATTGCGCCGGTCCATCTCTTGCACATATAATCATTGCATATCATTTATCATTGCTTGATTTTGCAGCCTGCCATTATCAATGGaaaatgtattcaaacaaacatctCAACCAAACTTCGATCTGCTGGCTTTTGTCTGAATGACTGCAATAGATGGACCGGCGCAATCTCACATTGTGTCATTATAGTGTAAAACAATTCAAATACAGTCATTCAGACAAAAGTCTATGGAAGTCAGCAGACAATCAAAGTCTTTGttgttgtgctgtgtgtgtgctgTACTAAACCTGCTCCTAGGCTTAGCTTAGCTGCTCCTTAGCAATAAAATGGATCACTATTCCTGCAATCTCGAAGAGAAAGGTGGTGGAGCATCAGCTCATTACATTTAAAGAGATATAAAGCTGAAACACTGCTAacttctttaaatatataaattatgttaATACACTGTGAGATGCATTCTGACAGTATCGTTtatccaaagtaatgcaaattataAGTGCTAGACACATCAGGTCTGACTGCCTATGTGTGAAATATAGTATAATGTCTCTAAACTAATGCATATTGTCATTTCCAGGCATGGCTGTGCCTTTTCTCTAACAAATGGCTTGGTGATACTTTCAGGAAAGGCCCTGAAAACAAGATATTTGTACTAAACCTATAACGGCAGTTTCTGTTTCTACAAATAAGCACTGCCCACTAAATTGTATATTTAACTGCGTATCAGCTGCAGTAGATGAGAGGTTTAGCGATGGCAAGTTCTttttaaaggattctgctttgaagacaccCCAAAATGCTCCTGGTTTTGTCTCTTCAAAGGCACAACAAAGCGAAATGGTTCACTTTGGACTGAGGTGTTTTTGACAAGGTAAAAAGAGAGTTTATTTACACTAACATTGAGTAATTGAGCCAAAGACTTTTCATATTAATGAAAATCATATCAACAGGTTTAAAATGGGAGTCTGGTGTTCATGTTAGTAtatacatgaactaacattaactaatggaacctggAGTGTAAATTGTGACCAGTTTAATAAACATTAGGGCACTTACATGCGGTTCAATGTCAATAACACATATTTTCCCATTGTCCAAAACATCTTTAACCGAGTCCAAGCTGGTGCCATACATGTGTCCATTATGCTCTTCATACTCAAAAAATCTGGgaattaataaaaacacacaaaaaaaaattccagaacaAGATAAATCTCAAGATCaattatacaatatttttaaagaaattaaagcataaaatataacattacttGTGATTAACCACCATATACGCAAACACTTCCTTGGTCACAAAGTGATATTCACGCCCATTCTTCTCACCCATATTTTGGGGCCTTGTCGTGTCTGGAGAAAAACAAGACATGTTGTAACTTACActgttttttaaagggacagttcacacaaaaatgaaaataaccaTTTACTCTTTCATGAAtttctttattctattgaacacaaaccAAAATATacttaagaatgttggaaaccagtagccactgacatccatagaagaaaaagaaaatcccaatGAGAGTCAATGGATAgcgattttcaacatttttcagaatacctccttttgtgttcaatagaggaGAGAAACACAAACAAGGATTGGAATAAGGGAAGactgagtaaatgaggacagaattttcatttttggataaacaTTAGGGCAGACGTTAAAAGGATCAATGGATTACATACAAGATACTGGTCCCTGGTACGTATTAGGATTAATTTTGATTAGCCTCCTTCTTAGTTCATTTACACCCACTCCTGATGGacctgtggaaaaaaaaatggaaaagcaTTAAGGCTTTGATCAGACAGTGAGCCAAATGGTATTCAttatcagtttattcatgaaTATAATAATCCTGCACATTGAGGATCATACCAATCAGCACAATGAGACGCGGGGGATCGTCAATGTGGCGCTGATAGTGGACCACCTCTTCATAAAGGTTGGCTGAGGTGTTATGACAGCTACTGATGCTGCAGGAGTAACATGACGGCTTTCGCTTGCTGTATGATTTCCTCCTCCACAGGCGCAGACTGTGCCGGAACCCCGCTGATTGAAACAAATAATCTGTTTACTTTTTGGATCTATACATGGGGTTTTATTGGACAAAATGGACATTCGCCATTTAAATGCATTCTGATTGCATACCTATGTATAAGCCCTGCATGTGTTCGCCGTTCTCACCCTCCTCTGAAACTGGACAAAACAAAAGGTTGCTCAACGATCTTCATGAAAGGATCTTTAGCTTCTTTAAAAAAGCATGATTACACACCATAATAACATGTAGAAAGAAATGTATGTTATAATACTTCAACATCAAATCTATAGAACATTTACAAGATTCTCTCCCACTTTTAATGAAAAAGACTTACCTACCGAACTCAAAATCTTCTTCATCTGTAAAAACGAACGAATTTATTTAGTATTAAAAGCTCAAATTATTCATATAAGccaaattatttattacaaaatgcCAAATTCTGCCACTGATTTCTGAATAAAttgcggtaacactttattttgatggtccaattaagtattagtagactgtctgcttaatatctgctgatactgctccttcaacaga
This region includes:
- the mpp4a gene encoding MAGUK p55 subfamily member 4, with translation GATIRKDEKTGNIFIARVIHGGLADRSGLLHPGDKLVEVNGQKVRGKQPEHVINILVRSQGTILFKVIPNSTQPTNSKATLYVRAMVDYSPLQDPAIPCPDVGMAFSKGDLLEIVDQRDIRWWQARKLHSASLCCGLIPSTNQFRYKQRELWWSQPYQAHTCIRPLSADDVGEEEITDKIKCTETDEEDFEFVSEEGENGEHMQGLYIAGFRHSLRLWRRKSYSKRKPSCYSCSISSCHNTSANLYEEVVHYQRHIDDPPRLIVLIGPSGVGVNELRRRLIKINPNTYQGPVSYTTRPQNMGEKNGREYHFVTKEVFAYMVVNHKFFEYEEHNGHMYGTSLDSVKDVLDNGKICVIDIEPHCIQSVRNKKLKPYIIYVRPPSPEGMRQTRKDPHFLANRYIKRYFHDKDFEDIEDASRAMEAKYRQFFDCVIVNEDLQDSCMDLFTAIQHAQEEPQWIPASWFAPDRP